The genomic region GGGCGAGCCCGGCGACACCCGCGCCTACACCTACGCCCAGCTCACCGAGGAAGTGAAGAAGGCCGCGAACGCCTTCGAGTCCTTGGGCGTGGCCAAGGGCGACCGCGTCGCCGTGTACCTGCCCATGATTCCCGAGGCCGTCATCACCCTGCTGGCCTGCGCGAGGATCGGCGCGATCCATTCCGTGGTCTTCGGCGGCTTCTCCGCCGAAGCCCTGCGGTCCCGGATCGACGACGCCGAGGCCAAACTCGTCGTCACGGCCGACGGCACCTACCGCCGCGGCAAGCCCAGCTCGCTTAAGCACGCCGTCGACGACGCGTTGTCCCACGACGGTCACACCGTCCAGAACGTCGTCGTGGTCAAGCGCAACGGCCAGGACGTGGACTGGCACGAGGGCCGGGACCACTGGTGGGCCGACACCGTCGGGACGGCCTCCGCCGAGCACACCGCCGTCGGCCACGACTCCGAACACCCGCTTTTCATCCTCTACACCTCCGGCACCACCGGCAAGCCCAAAGGCATCCTGCACACCACCGGCGGCTACCTCACCCAGGGCGCCTACACGCACAAGGCGGTCTTCGACCTGCACCCGGAGACGGACGTCTACTGGTGCACCGCCGACGTCGGCTGGATCACCGGGCACTCCTACGTCGCCTACGCCCCGCTCATCAACGGCGCCACCCAGGTCATGTACGAGGGCACCCCGGACTCCCCGCACCAGGGACGCTGGTGGGAGATCGTGGAGAAGTACAAGGTCTCCATCCTCTACACCGCCCCCACTGCCATCCGCACCTTCATGAAGTGGGGCAAGGAGATCCCGGCCAAGTCCGACCTCTCCTCGATCCGGGTCCTGGGCTCGGTGGGCGAACCCATCAACCCGGAAGCCTGGATGTGGTACCGCGAAGTCATCGGCGGTGACAGCGGCCGGAAGGAAACCCCGGCGCCGATCGTGGACACCTGGTGGCAGACCGAAACCGGGGCGCAGATGATCGCCCCGCTGCCCGGCGTCACGGCCACCAAGCCCGGCTCGGCCCAGGTCCCGCTGCCCGGCATCGCCGTGGACGTCGTGGACGAACTCGGCGAGTCCGTGCCCAACGGTTCCGGCGGCTACCTCGTCATCCGCGAACCCTGGCCCGCCATGCTTCGCGGCATCTGGGGGGACCCGGAACGGTTCAAGGAGACCTACTGGTCCCGCTTTGAGACCATGTACTTCGCCGGCGACGGCGCCAAGAAGGACGAGGACGGCGACATCTGGCTCCTGGGCCGTGTCGATGACGTCATGAATGTCTCCGGCCACCGCCTGTCCACCGCGGAAATCGAATCCGCGCTCGTCTCCCACCCGGCCGTCGCCGAAGCCGCCGTCGTGGGCGCCGCGGACGAGACCACCGGCCAGGCCGTCGTGGCCTTCGTCATCCTGCGTGGGGACGCCGTGGACACCGGCGAGGCCATCGTCGCCGAACTCCGCAACCACGTCGGCAAGGAGATCGGCCCGATCGCCAAGCCCAAGACCATCCTGGTGGTGCCGGAACTGCCCAAGACCCGCTCCGGCAAGATCATGCGCCGCCTGCTCAAGGACGTCGCCGAAGGCCGCGAGGTCGGCGACGCCACGACTCTCGCCGACAACACCGTCATGACCCAGATCGCGCAGTCACTGAAGAAATAGCCTGACGAAATAGCCGGCAGAACGGCCCGCCGGCATGCTTGGAACCCGGCGCAGGGACGACGGCGGCGCTGCCCAATCCGGCGGGCCGCGCCGCCGTCGTCGTTGAACCTGCCCCTCGGCACCGACGCCGCCGACACATCCGCAGGAACGAACGGCGCGGCAGAATCAAACCGGGTGGCTGTAACAACCGGCTGGCTTTAACAAACTGAGTGGCAGTAACGAACAGCGCAGGCGGGGCGCGGCGCGATAGATTTGCAGACATGACTGAAGCCACCCCCGCCAGTGCTGCCGGCCGCGGCACCATCCTGGTTCTCAACGGACCCAATTTGAACCTACTCGGCAGCCGCGAACCCGAGAAGTACGGGACAGCGACGCTCGCCGACGTCGAACAGCTCGCCAAAGACGCCGGTGCCGCGCACGGCCTGGACGTCGAGTGCTTCCAGTCCAACCATGAGGGGGCTCTCGTGGACGCCATCCACGCCGCGCGCGGGAAGGCGCTGGGAATCGTGCTCAACGCCGGCGCCTACACGCACACGTCGGTGGCCATCCGGGACGCCATATCCGCCGTTGCGCTGCCCACGGTCGAGGTGCACATCACCAATGTTCACGCCCGCGAGCCGTTCCGGCACCATTCCTACCTTTCGGACATTAGCAAGGCCGTGATCGCCGGCGCCGGGATCCTGGGCTACCGCTTCGCGGTGGAATACCTCGCCGGACTGCACACGGCCAAGGACTGAGCATGTCCGCCGCGGAGCACGTAGGGGCGTCCGGGGAACCGGCCAGAAGTTCGGGCACGGATTCAGGCACGGAACCGGGCACGGATTCGGGCACCGCGCAGTGGTACAGGCACTTTGGCACGTTCGATGCGCCGGGTTCCTCCCCCTGCTATGCCGAGTGGGCGGTGGGGATCGCCGGGGACGCCGAGCTGATCCGGCGGATCGACTTGTGGCCGTACAACAAGCGCCAGCCACTGCTGCTCCTCGCCGCGGCCCGGTTCCTCGGCGCACAGATCAGCCCCTACCGTGACTTCCGGAACTTCCTGGACGGACACTGGGCCGCGGTCTCGGACATCGTGCTGTCGCGTGCCACCCAGACCAACGAGGCCGGACGCTGTACCACCCTGCTGCCGTCCCTCGCCCAGATCTCGGCCACCGAGGGCCGGCCGCTGGCCCTGATCGAGGTGGGCGCCTCGGCCGGCCTGGCGCTGTTCCCGGACCGCTACGGCTACGAGTACGTCGCGGAAGCCGCGGAGGCAAGGACGACGCGACTGGATCCTGCCGGCGCACGGCCCGGCACCTACCCGGTCCTGCGCTGCGTCACCTCAGGACCGGTCCCGCTGCCGGCGGCACTTCCCCAGGTCGTCTGGCGCGCCGGGATCGACCTCAACCCCTTGGATGTCCGCAACCGGGACGACGTCGCCTGGCTGGAAGCCCTCGTCTGGCCGGAGCAGGAGTTCCGTCTCGAACGGCTGCGGCAGGCGATCGCCATCGCCCGGGAGGACCCGCCGCTGCTGGTGTCCGGCGACCTCAACGAACAGCTCGTGGGACTCGCCGCCCGGGCTCCGGAAGACGCCGCCCTGGTGGTGTTCCACAGCGCCGTCATGGCCTACCTCGACGGCGCCGGCCGCACCCAGTTCCGCCGCACCATGGCGGATCTCGCGGCGGAGCGGGGCTGCCACTGGCTCTCAAACGAAGGCCACACGGTGCTCGCCCAGGCCGACGGGTCCAGCGTGGTTCCGGAAATGGACGACGCCCGGCTCCGCGGCCGGTTCCTGCTGCTCCAGGACGGTGAGCCGGCTGCCATCGCGGGCCCGCACGGCCAGAGCTTGGAGTGGCTGTAGCCCGCGGCGGCTAGCGCCTCGGGGTGACAGACCCGCGGGTGGCCCAGCCGGCTACTTCTTGACGCACTGTCCGGAGGACACTGCGCTGCCGAGCCCCGGCGCCTGGGCCGCAACGGGGCCAAGATCGTTCATGGTGATGGCGAATCCGAGCGAGGACTCCGTGGTGGCTTTGGCAAAGACGACCCCCGCCACCTGCCCGTCCATGGTCAGGAGCGGGCCCCCGGAGTTGCCCGGCTGCACGTCGCCGGCGATCCGGTACACGTCCTCGGGCGCCGCATTGTTGCCGTAGATGTCGGGGACGAGCACGGTGGTGATGTCCTGCACCGTGGCGGGTTTGGACTGGAAGGGGCCGCCGTGCGGATATCCGGCGAAGGCTGCGGCGCTGCCGGCCGGCAGGTCGGAGGCCAGCGGGAGGGGCTCCGAGCGCAGACCGTCCACGGCCACGACGGCGAGGTCGTGCTGGGTGTCGAAGTACACGACGCGCCCGGGCAGGGCCCGGCCGCCGGGCGTCTCCACCACCGGCTCATCCACTCCGGCGACCACGTGGGCGTTGGTCACCACACGCCCGGGAGCGACCACGAAGCCGGTTCCGGTCTGGTTCTGGCCGCACTGGTAGGCGGTTCCGGCGATCTTCAGCACCGACGCGGCGGCCTTGTTCAGCGCCGGGGTGTCCGTGTTGGTGTCCGGGACGGCGACCGGCTGGCTCTGGCCGAAGCCGTCGAGCAGGGTGGGTATGCCCTCGCCGATCACGGCGGACCGCAGTTGCGCCATCGATGCCTTGACCGGCGTCGGCGTCACGCCGTCGATGAACCTGATGACTTTGGACTCGGCGAGCTGCTGGGACACGAACGGCACGCCCAGTGCCCCGATGCTGAAGGCCAGCATCGACATCACGAGGGCGGACACCACCACGTTCACGCCTCCGCCGACTAGGCGGTCCGCCGCCCGCAGGGGGCTGAAAGGCACGACGCTGCGGATTTGCCGTCCGATCATGGTGCCGAGGCCGTTCCCCACGATCATCAGCAGGACCGCGGTGGCGATAATCGCCGTCAGGCGCCAGCCGCTGTCCTCCACGAGCCCGCTGACGATGGGAACGGAAACGAAGGCGGCGACCGCGCCTGCTGCGAATCCCGCGATGCCTCCGAGCGTCACCAGGAAGCCGTTGCGAAGGCCGTGGATCAGGTAGGACAAGAGCGCCACGACCAACACCAGGTCCAAAATGGTCAAGCCAAACACCGGGGCTCCTCACAGACAGTTAAGCCACGATTCTAGCGGTGTAAGCTGAACGTTTGCCGACCGGCCGCCGCTCTGGAGGGTCTGCCGGGAACTGCGGGGACATCCCGGGCCGTTCGCATTCGGACCCATCGGGCGTTTCGGTGCCAACTACGTCACAGAAGCGCCAAAATTCTGAAAGAATGGCTGAAGCGCCCCAGCCGACACAGCTAGTCAGGAGATTTCATGGATATCGAGGTATTGCGCCGCGCACCCCTTTTCGCCACGCTCGACGACGAGGCGTTCCGTCTGCTGACGGACGAACTCACCGAGGTGGACCTTTCACGCGGTGCCTCGGTATTCCGGGAAGGCGACCAGGGCGACCAGCTCTACTTCATCGTCTCCGGCAAGGTAAAGCTCGGCCGCACGTCGCCGGACGGCCGCGAGTCATTGCTTGCCATCCTCGGCCCGGGTGAACTTTTCGGCGAAATGGCCCTCTTCGACCCCAGCCCGCGGACGGCCACGGCAACCGCCGTGTCTGAGACGCGTCTCGCCGGGCTGAAGAACGAGAGCCTCAACGCGCTGCTCCGCACCCGCCCCGAGGTTTCGGCCCAGCTGCTGCAGGCCCTGGCCCGCCGCCTGCGCCGCACGAACGATTCCCTCTCCGACCTCGTCTTCTCCGACGTCCCGGGCCGTGTGGCCAAGGCGCTGCTGGATCTGGCCGACCGCTTCGGCCGCCCCGCGACCGACGGCGTCCTGGTCGCTCACGAACTGACGCAGGAAGAGCTTGCCCAGCTGGTCGGCGCCTCGCGCGAAACGGTCAACAAGGCCCTCGCTGAGTTCGTGCAGCGCGGCTGGCTCCGCCTGGAAGCCCGCGCCGTCGTCATCCTCGACATGCAGCGCCTGCGCCAGCGTTCCCGCTAGGAATCATCAGCAGCAGGCACGGAGGCCGGTCCCTACGGGGCCGGCCTTCTGTTGTTCCGCGCCCGGCCGTTCCGCGGGACATGTCCCGTTGGCCGCTGACCCCATTGGGCAGTGCAGCGAGGGACATGCCATTGGAGGCCGCCGCAACGCCTGGACATGTCCAGCCCCGGCAGCCAGGACTGGACATAATGCCACTATGTCCACCGGCCAGAGCCAACGGAGGGCATGCCCCCGGGCCGGCGCAGGGCACAGGGGGACATGCTCAGCCGCACGGCGCAGCGGAGGGCATGTCCCCCGGGCTTGCGCGGCATACGGAGGAGCATGCCCAGTCCGGCTGTGCCAGGCTGACCTGACGTGGGATACGCGGGCCGGGCGCCAGACTGGGCAGGGGATGTGGGAATGTCTCAGCTGTTCCGCGCAGCGAGGGGCATGCCCATTGGAGGCCGCAGCATCGCCTGGACATGTCCAGCCCCGGCAGCCAGGAGTGGACATAATGCCACTATGTCCACCGGCCAGGGCCACCGGAGGGCATGCCCCCGGGCCGGCAGGCGCCGCGCAGCAGACCAAGGCCGCTCAGGCCAGGCGCTGCGGTTTTAGCGCTCCCGCTGGGGTTCGCCGGCCACGGTCTTGGCGGCCTCGACTTCGAGCATGAGCCGGCCCTCTTCCTCGACGAGCTTCGGCTGGTAGACGTGGGCCTTGCGCTTGTAGCTGAGGTAGGCGATGCAGCCGTTGGCCTTGGCCATTTTCTCGAGCATGATCTCGGAGCCGGGCACCAGGAGTTCGCCCAGGGTCCGGCCGACCGTGTTTTCCTGCCCCACCTCGTCGCCAAGAACGGTGGTGTCCCGCTCGCGCACCACCTGGCGGACGCACACCCAACGGCCCCACACGCCCTTGCTGGCCAGCAGTGAGGGCTGCTGGTTCACGGGCAGGGTGGCGGCAAAGTAGCGGGTGTTGAACCGGCGGTGCGCAAAATCGGGGCTGAGCCAGTTGACCAGAGGTTTGAGCAGGTCCGTGCGCAGCGAGAGCCCGCGCTTGGCAAGGACATCCGTGAAGGATTTCTCCTGCTCCGCCACGGCTTCGCGGGCACGCATCCATTCGGCGCTGGAGGTCGATTCCACCGTGGTGGACAGGTCCGGGCCGGCCAGCAGGATGCCGGTCTCCTCAAAGAGCTCACGGATGGCGCCGACGACGTGGCGGCGCGCCAGCCCGACGTCGGTTGTCCCCATCTGCTCGGCCCAGTGCTGGGGCGAGGGGCCCAGCCAGCCGACGGCGTCGTCGTCGGACGCCTCCAGTGATCCCCCGGGGAAGGCGAGGACACCGAGCGGGGAGGACCCCGTCCGGTACCCGAGCCAGGTCTCCAGGCCGGTGGGCGAGTCGCGCAGGAGGATCACCGAGGAGGCGTAGCGCGGGGCGCGGGGCGTGCGCTCGCCGTGTTCAAGCCAGCTGCGCGCTGCTCCTTCGAGGTCGGGGGGCAGAACGAACAGGCGGCGTGCTAACTGAGGCAACGAAGTGACCGGCCTTCTAGGCGAATTCGGCGATCAGTTCGACTTCAACGGGAGAGTCGAGCGGCAGGACGGACACCCCGACGGCGGAACGGGCGTGCTGGCCGGCGTCACCGAGGACCTGGCCCAGCAGCTCCGACGCGCCGTTGATGACACCGGGCTGGCCGATGAAGGAAGGATCGGAGGACACAAACCCGACAACTTTGACAATCCGCGTGATGCGGTCGAGGTCGCCGATCACACTCTTGACGGCGGCCAGGGCGTTGACGGCGCAGACCGCGGCGTAGGCCTTCGCCGCTTCCGGGGACACGGTGGACTCGTCCGCGGCGCCTTCCGATCCGGAGGACACCTTGCCGGTGGCCTCGAGCCTGCCGTTGATGAACGGCAGCTGCCCGGAGGTGTAGACGTGGTTGCCGGAAATGACGGCAGGAACGTAGGCGGCTACCGGGGCGGCGACATCGGGGAGCGTCAGGCCCAGCTCCGCGAGACGCTGTTCGACGGCGGATGACGCGCCCGCGACGCCGGCCTGGCCTGCTGCCCCGGCCGGTACTGCGCCGGCCGTCGTGACAGTGCTTTCGGAGATGTTTTCCGAGCCGGCCGGCGTGGCCGGGGCGGCTTCTGAGGGGTTGCTCATGGCTACTGCTTCTCCCGCTTCAGGTAGGCAACCAGGCCGTTTCCGTCGGGGCCCGGGACAACTTGGACGAGCTCCCAGCCGTCCTCGCCCCACTGGTCCAGGATCTGCTTTGTGGCATGGATGATGAGCGGAATCGTGGCGTACTCCCATTTGGTCATGACATAAAGCCTAGTCGTTGCCGGTAAAGTGGAAAACATGGCGACTGGCAAGAACCCTTTATTCGACACGGCCACCACCCTCGGAAAGATCTTTCTTTTCCTGGGCGTGAGCGCCATTTGCGGCGTCCTGGTGGCGGGCCTCCTGGTCCCCGCGGCGGCCGTTTCGGGCAGCGCGGCGAGCGGATCCATCCAGTTCTTTGACACGCTTCCCGCGGAGCTGAAGGTCGATCCGCCGAGCCAGTCGACGACGATCCTGGCCTCCGACGGCAGCGTGATCGCCAATCTCTACGCGGAAAACCGGACCCGTGTGTCGCTTGACCAGATGTCCCCGCACATCAAGAACGCGATCATCGCCATCGAGGACAGCCGGTTTTACGAGCACGGCGGCGTGGACACCACCGGCATCCTGCGCGCCCTTGTCAGCACGGCCCGCGGCAACAAGCAGGGTGCGTCCACGATCACGCAGCAGTACGTGAACAACGTCATCAACTCCTCGCTGGAGGCCGAAGGCAAGGGCGACGAGGTCCTCCTCAACGGCGTCAACAAGGGCGTCGGGGACAAGCTGCGCGAAATGAAGCTGGCCATCGCGCTGGAGAAGAAGTTCACCAAGGAGCAGATCCTCGAGGGCTACCTGAACATCGTGTTCTTCAACCGCGACGCCTACGGCATCGAAGCCGCGTCCAAGTTCTTCTTCAGCACCACGGCCAAGGACCTGACCCTGCCGCAGGCGGCACTGCTGGCCGGCGTCGTGAACAGCCCCTCCTACTACGACCCCATCACGAACCCGGAAAACGCCAAAACCCGCCGGGACCTCGTGCTCAAGGCCATGCTGACCCAGGGCAAGATCCAGCAGGCGGATTATGATGCCGCGGTCGCGACGCCGGTGGAGACCAAGGTCACCCAGCCCCGCCAGGGCTGCGCCTACTCGCAGACGGCGCCGTATTTCTGCGACTACGTGCTGCACCTGCTGCTGAACAACCCCGCCTACGGCGCCGACGCCGCCGAGCGCGAGCGGAAGATCTTCCGCGGCGGCCTGACCATCAAGACCACCCTGGATCCGAACGCCCAGGCCGTGGCCCAGGCCCAGGTGGACGCTTCGGCCGGCGCCAACCCGGATAAGTGGGGCGCCTCGCTCGTGTCGGTGCAGCCCGGCTCCGGCAAGATCGTCTCCATGGCCCAGAACACCGTCTGGTTCCCGGCCGACGGAAAGTTCGACCAGACCCAGAACTTCAACGTGGACAGCCAGGACGCCAAGGGCAACGACCTCAACGGCCTCGGCGGCTTCCAGCCGGGCTCTACGATGAAGCCCTTCACGTTCGCGGAGTGGCTCAATGAGGGCAAGTCCATGAACACGCAGCTCAACGGAGCCGTCCGCCGGTACCCGCAGTACTTCCCCTGGAAGAACACCTGCCCGGCACCGACCGTCGGCTGGTATGACGCGTCCAACGGGACCCACGATCTGCAGAACGCGGAGGAGGGCTACTACAAGTACATGTCCGTCCTCGATGGCCTGGCGAACTCCATCAACACCATCACGTTTGCCACCGCGGCCCAGGTGGACCTGTGCGGGATCCAGAAGATCGTCGACGCCGTCGGCATCCACGGCGGCCTGCCCACCGCGGACAGCCCCAATCCCCAGGTCCCGATGACCACCCTCGGCAACCTCATCGGGTCCACCCAGACGGCACCGCTGACCATGGCCAGCGCGTTCGCCACGTTCGCCAACGACGGCAAGTACTGCGAGCCGATCGCCATTGATTCGGTGACCGACGCGACCGGTGCCCAGCTGCCGGCCCAGACGCCCAACTGCCGGGACGCGGTCAGTCCCGACGTGGCCCACGGTGTCGCCTACGCCATGCAGGAAGTGCTCAACCGGGGCTCCGGCTCGCTCATCCAGCCGCGGATTTCGACCAGGACCACTTTCCCCATCGCGGCCAAGACCGGAACCAACGACACCAACAGCTCCACCTGGGTGGCGGGCTACACCAAGGGCCTGGCAACGGCCACGTGGTTCGGCGATCCCCTGGGCAACCAGCAGCGGGCCGGCCAGAACGTCACGATCAACGGCAAGTTCTACAAGGGCATCGACGGCTACATGATCGCCGGGCCGCAGTTCTCCAACTACATGGCCCAGGTGGCTCCGTCCTACGGCACCGATCCGTTCCCGGCTCCGCCGTCGAACCTGCTCAACGCGCCGGCCCCGGTCGCGCCGC from Arthrobacter sp. NicSoilB8 harbors:
- the acs gene encoding acetate--CoA ligase — encoded protein: MSQQTPGSTAMQSPQGDAFENLSQENRRFAPSAEFAANAVVTAGEYAEADADHPAFWAKQARELLSWSKDFTQALDWSNPPFAKWFVGGEVNAAYNALDRHVEAGNGDRVAIYFEGEPGDTRAYTYAQLTEEVKKAANAFESLGVAKGDRVAVYLPMIPEAVITLLACARIGAIHSVVFGGFSAEALRSRIDDAEAKLVVTADGTYRRGKPSSLKHAVDDALSHDGHTVQNVVVVKRNGQDVDWHEGRDHWWADTVGTASAEHTAVGHDSEHPLFILYTSGTTGKPKGILHTTGGYLTQGAYTHKAVFDLHPETDVYWCTADVGWITGHSYVAYAPLINGATQVMYEGTPDSPHQGRWWEIVEKYKVSILYTAPTAIRTFMKWGKEIPAKSDLSSIRVLGSVGEPINPEAWMWYREVIGGDSGRKETPAPIVDTWWQTETGAQMIAPLPGVTATKPGSAQVPLPGIAVDVVDELGESVPNGSGGYLVIREPWPAMLRGIWGDPERFKETYWSRFETMYFAGDGAKKDEDGDIWLLGRVDDVMNVSGHRLSTAEIESALVSHPAVAEAAVVGAADETTGQAVVAFVILRGDAVDTGEAIVAELRNHVGKEIGPIAKPKTILVVPELPKTRSGKIMRRLLKDVAEGREVGDATTLADNTVMTQIAQSLKK
- the aroQ gene encoding type II 3-dehydroquinate dehydratase, coding for MTEATPASAAGRGTILVLNGPNLNLLGSREPEKYGTATLADVEQLAKDAGAAHGLDVECFQSNHEGALVDAIHAARGKALGIVLNAGAYTHTSVAIRDAISAVALPTVEVHITNVHAREPFRHHSYLSDISKAVIAGAGILGYRFAVEYLAGLHTAKD
- a CDS encoding Crp/Fnr family transcriptional regulator, translating into MDIEVLRRAPLFATLDDEAFRLLTDELTEVDLSRGASVFREGDQGDQLYFIVSGKVKLGRTSPDGRESLLAILGPGELFGEMALFDPSPRTATATAVSETRLAGLKNESLNALLRTRPEVSAQLLQALARRLRRTNDSLSDLVFSDVPGRVAKALLDLADRFGRPATDGVLVAHELTQEELAQLVGASRETVNKALAEFVQRGWLRLEARAVVILDMQRLRQRSR
- a CDS encoding RidA family protein, whose product is MSNPSEAAPATPAGSENISESTVTTAGAVPAGAAGQAGVAGASSAVEQRLAELGLTLPDVAAPVAAYVPAVISGNHVYTSGQLPFINGRLEATGKVSSGSEGAADESTVSPEAAKAYAAVCAVNALAAVKSVIGDLDRITRIVKVVGFVSSDPSFIGQPGVINGASELLGQVLGDAGQHARSAVGVSVLPLDSPVEVELIAEFA
- a CDS encoding transglycosylase domain-containing protein, encoding MATGKNPLFDTATTLGKIFLFLGVSAICGVLVAGLLVPAAAVSGSAASGSIQFFDTLPAELKVDPPSQSTTILASDGSVIANLYAENRTRVSLDQMSPHIKNAIIAIEDSRFYEHGGVDTTGILRALVSTARGNKQGASTITQQYVNNVINSSLEAEGKGDEVLLNGVNKGVGDKLREMKLAIALEKKFTKEQILEGYLNIVFFNRDAYGIEAASKFFFSTTAKDLTLPQAALLAGVVNSPSYYDPITNPENAKTRRDLVLKAMLTQGKIQQADYDAAVATPVETKVTQPRQGCAYSQTAPYFCDYVLHLLLNNPAYGADAAERERKIFRGGLTIKTTLDPNAQAVAQAQVDASAGANPDKWGASLVSVQPGSGKIVSMAQNTVWFPADGKFDQTQNFNVDSQDAKGNDLNGLGGFQPGSTMKPFTFAEWLNEGKSMNTQLNGAVRRYPQYFPWKNTCPAPTVGWYDASNGTHDLQNAEEGYYKYMSVLDGLANSINTITFATAAQVDLCGIQKIVDAVGIHGGLPTADSPNPQVPMTTLGNLIGSTQTAPLTMASAFATFANDGKYCEPIAIDSVTDATGAQLPAQTPNCRDAVSPDVAHGVAYAMQEVLNRGSGSLIQPRISTRTTFPIAAKTGTNDTNSSTWVAGYTKGLATATWFGDPLGNQQRAGQNVTINGKFYKGIDGYMIAGPQFSNYMAQVAPSYGTDPFPAPPSNLLNAPAPVAPPRTSTPTSQSTEPATQPSADPSPAPAPTKSSKK
- a CDS encoding DUF2332 domain-containing protein, whose amino-acid sequence is MSAAEHVGASGEPARSSGTDSGTEPGTDSGTAQWYRHFGTFDAPGSSPCYAEWAVGIAGDAELIRRIDLWPYNKRQPLLLLAAARFLGAQISPYRDFRNFLDGHWAAVSDIVLSRATQTNEAGRCTTLLPSLAQISATEGRPLALIEVGASAGLALFPDRYGYEYVAEAAEARTTRLDPAGARPGTYPVLRCVTSGPVPLPAALPQVVWRAGIDLNPLDVRNRDDVAWLEALVWPEQEFRLERLRQAIAIAREDPPLLVSGDLNEQLVGLAARAPEDAALVVFHSAVMAYLDGAGRTQFRRTMADLAAERGCHWLSNEGHTVLAQADGSSVVPEMDDARLRGRFLLLQDGEPAAIAGPHGQSLEWL
- a CDS encoding MarP family serine protease translates to MFGLTILDLVLVVALLSYLIHGLRNGFLVTLGGIAGFAAGAVAAFVSVPIVSGLVEDSGWRLTAIIATAVLLMIVGNGLGTMIGRQIRSVVPFSPLRAADRLVGGGVNVVVSALVMSMLAFSIGALGVPFVSQQLAESKVIRFIDGVTPTPVKASMAQLRSAVIGEGIPTLLDGFGQSQPVAVPDTNTDTPALNKAAASVLKIAGTAYQCGQNQTGTGFVVAPGRVVTNAHVVAGVDEPVVETPGGRALPGRVVYFDTQHDLAVVAVDGLRSEPLPLASDLPAGSAAAFAGYPHGGPFQSKPATVQDITTVLVPDIYGNNAAPEDVYRIAGDVQPGNSGGPLLTMDGQVAGVVFAKATTESSLGFAITMNDLGPVAAQAPGLGSAVSSGQCVKK
- a CDS encoding DUF4177 domain-containing protein — translated: MTKWEYATIPLIIHATKQILDQWGEDGWELVQVVPGPDGNGLVAYLKREKQ
- a CDS encoding NUDIX hydrolase translates to MPQLARRLFVLPPDLEGAARSWLEHGERTPRAPRYASSVILLRDSPTGLETWLGYRTGSSPLGVLAFPGGSLEASDDDAVGWLGPSPQHWAEQMGTTDVGLARRHVVGAIRELFEETGILLAGPDLSTTVESTSSAEWMRAREAVAEQEKSFTDVLAKRGLSLRTDLLKPLVNWLSPDFAHRRFNTRYFAATLPVNQQPSLLASKGVWGRWVCVRQVVRERDTTVLGDEVGQENTVGRTLGELLVPGSEIMLEKMAKANGCIAYLSYKRKAHVYQPKLVEEEGRLMLEVEAAKTVAGEPQRER